The Streptomyces sp. NBC_00286 nucleotide sequence CTCTGACGGAGGCCGGGCGACCACCTCCGCGAAGATCGTGGTGGCGGGTGGCTTTGGCGTGGGCAAGACCACGTTCGTCGGAGCCGTCTCCGAGATCAACCCGCTGCGCACCGAGGCCGTCATGACGTCCGCGTCCGCGGGCATCGACGACCTCACCCACACCGGAGACAAGACCACCACGACGGTGGCCATGGACTTCGGGCGTATCACCCTGGACCAGGACCTGATCCTGTACCTCTTCGGTACGCCCGGCCAGGACCGCTTCTGGTTCATGTGGGACGACCTCGTACGCGGCGCCATCGGCGCCGTGGTCCTGGTCGACACCCGGCGTCTCGCCGACTGCTTCCCGGCGGTCGACTACTTCGAGAACAGCGGACTGCCCTTCGTGATCGCCCTCAACGGCTTCGACGGGCACCAGCCGTACACCCCCGACGAAGTGAGGGAGGCGTTGCAAATCGGCCCCGACTCCCCGATCATCACGACGGACGCCCGGCACCGGGCCGATGCCAAGAGTGCGCTGATCACGCTGGTCGAGCACGCGCTGATGGCGCGTCTTCGGTAGCACCGAAATCAGCCATGCCATACGACACTTGTCGTAGAAGCCTCGGAGCCGGCTGTGTCCTTTGACACGGCCGGCCAGGCTGTTCATAACGTTTCGACAGAGA carries:
- a CDS encoding GTP-binding protein, with the protein product MDFASSDGGRATTSAKIVVAGGFGVGKTTFVGAVSEINPLRTEAVMTSASAGIDDLTHTGDKTTTTVAMDFGRITLDQDLILYLFGTPGQDRFWFMWDDLVRGAIGAVVLVDTRRLADCFPAVDYFENSGLPFVIALNGFDGHQPYTPDEVREALQIGPDSPIITTDARHRADAKSALITLVEHALMARLR